In Lactococcus paracarnosus, a genomic segment contains:
- a CDS encoding magnesium transporter CorA family protein, translating into MITNYRLEKNKLVASSDGVDFILVSEPSREEIGKLASEYAFPFDYIGGILDDDENARFEMDANHNLLLLLQYPSVEDGTTEVYPFSLVVNSQKRAVILSLNHASDLSSIFNRHYDIERYQHEIIFQVMSTLGKLFHDYLSQYKKRMKGLEAELKQSQENAQIMEIIRAQKSLIYFEAALGDNIEVYEKLMAYLRAHDENGFSNHIFDIYVEADQALTTTKIQLRLLENLSDLFSNIVSNNLNIIMKIMTSATFIMTIPAIIAGLYGMNVKLPFQNVSYAFWLIMIGATLISWLVFRIMIRKRMF; encoded by the coding sequence ATGATTACTAATTATCGTTTAGAAAAAAATAAACTAGTGGCATCTAGTGATGGCGTCGACTTTATCTTAGTCAGTGAACCAAGTAGAGAAGAGATAGGGAAACTAGCGTCAGAATATGCCTTTCCCTTTGACTATATTGGTGGCATTCTTGATGACGATGAGAATGCGAGATTTGAAATGGATGCGAATCATAATCTTTTATTGTTGTTACAATATCCTTCGGTTGAGGATGGCACCACAGAGGTCTATCCATTTTCTTTAGTTGTAAATAGTCAGAAACGTGCTGTGATTCTATCTTTAAATCATGCCAGTGATTTGTCTAGTATCTTTAACCGACATTATGATATTGAACGCTATCAACATGAAATTATTTTCCAAGTGATGAGTACATTAGGGAAACTATTTCATGACTACTTGTCACAGTATAAAAAACGGATGAAAGGACTAGAAGCAGAACTTAAACAATCACAAGAGAATGCACAAATCATGGAGATAATCAGGGCTCAGAAAAGCTTAATTTATTTTGAAGCAGCGCTTGGAGATAATATTGAAGTGTATGAAAAGTTGATGGCCTATTTACGGGCCCATGATGAAAATGGCTTCTCTAATCATATCTTTGATATTTATGTTGAGGCGGATCAGGCCTTGACAACAACTAAAATACAGCTCAGACTATTGGAAAATTTAAGTGACTTATTTTCGAATATTGTCTCTAATAACCTCAATATTATCATGAAGATTATGACGAGTGCGACCTTTATAATGACTATTCCAGCTATTATTGCAGGCTTGTATGGCATGAATGTTAAGTTACCTTTTCAAAATGTGTCTTATGCTTTTTGGTTGATTATGATAGGTGCCACGCTTATTTCCTGGCTGGTTTTCCGTATCATGATTCGCAAACGCATGTTCTAA